From Granulicella cerasi, a single genomic window includes:
- a CDS encoding glycosyltransferase family protein encodes MERSLKSGQTVTQQSPTKVLLFLLLIGFLLRLALLHTPRSFQADETFQYLEQAHRLVFGYGVVPWEYRYGIRSWLVPFALSGPMKLGSVLLPGTAAYLLLPRICLCILSLGSILAAYALGLRLSRAHALAAATVAALWPDFLLFSGQALTDSIAVPFALGAAVLLRSSARWKLVAAGALLALACAIRVQYLPALAAMLLVSLAFRWRDWLWTGLGILAATALSTVPDILLADAPFVWVSKNIHMNLVAHHAVAYGSEGPLFYLVQFFATWVIWTIPLFWLAWIGSRRFPELRAMIVVLIAMHSFIAHKEFRYIHLAMITILLLAAIGTVEWLQQQEHLRYTRWVIACWLLAAFTSVAMPTQTEDWGRAVAGNEAFAAISHDPRTCGVAMFKQWWTNAGGYTYLHRDVPLYPTDRTDNPAQSLWQHQDAFNVILTTQHPDAPLPPAYHRTQCFAHALYNDDDACIWQREGSCRRTGAETLEINHLVGEPDKPKTAPE; translated from the coding sequence ATGGAGCGCTCCCTGAAATCGGGCCAGACCGTCACACAGCAGAGTCCCACCAAGGTCTTACTGTTCCTTCTCCTCATCGGGTTCCTGCTGCGACTCGCTCTTCTCCACACGCCGCGCAGCTTTCAAGCCGACGAAACGTTTCAGTATCTCGAGCAAGCGCACCGTCTTGTCTTCGGCTACGGCGTAGTCCCATGGGAGTATCGCTACGGCATCCGTAGCTGGCTTGTGCCTTTCGCGCTCTCAGGCCCCATGAAGCTCGGCAGCGTCCTGCTGCCAGGCACCGCCGCCTACCTTCTTCTGCCGCGCATCTGCCTCTGCATCCTTTCACTCGGCAGCATCCTGGCCGCGTATGCTCTCGGTCTGCGTCTCTCGCGAGCTCACGCCCTCGCCGCGGCCACCGTCGCGGCACTCTGGCCCGACTTCCTCCTCTTCTCCGGCCAGGCGCTCACCGACTCGATCGCCGTCCCCTTCGCGCTTGGCGCCGCCGTTCTACTGCGCAGCTCCGCACGCTGGAAGCTTGTCGCTGCAGGCGCGTTGCTTGCACTGGCGTGCGCCATCCGCGTGCAGTATCTCCCCGCTCTTGCCGCCATGCTGCTCGTCAGCCTTGCCTTCCGCTGGCGCGACTGGCTCTGGACCGGGCTCGGTATCCTCGCCGCTACCGCGCTCAGCACCGTTCCCGACATCCTTCTCGCCGACGCGCCCTTCGTCTGGGTCTCGAAGAACATCCACATGAACCTCGTCGCGCACCACGCAGTGGCCTATGGGTCCGAGGGGCCGCTCTTCTACCTTGTGCAGTTCTTCGCTACGTGGGTCATCTGGACGATCCCGCTCTTCTGGCTCGCGTGGATCGGCTCCCGCCGCTTCCCGGAACTCCGCGCGATGATCGTCGTCCTGATTGCCATGCACAGCTTCATCGCGCATAAGGAGTTCCGCTACATCCACCTCGCGATGATCACTATCCTGCTGCTCGCGGCTATCGGCACCGTGGAGTGGCTGCAACAGCAGGAGCACCTTCGCTACACGCGCTGGGTCATCGCCTGCTGGCTGCTTGCAGCGTTCACCAGCGTCGCCATGCCCACGCAGACCGAAGACTGGGGACGCGCCGTTGCCGGCAACGAAGCCTTCGCCGCGATCAGCCACGATCCGAGAACCTGCGGCGTCGCCATGTTCAAACAGTGGTGGACCAACGCCGGCGGCTACACCTATCTGCATCGCGATGTGCCGCTCTATCCCACGGACCGCACCGACAACCCCGCGCAATCTCTGTGGCAGCATCAGGACGCCTTCAACGTCATCCTCACGACCCAGCATCCCGATGCGCCACTGCCTCCCGCATACCATCGCACACAATGCTTCGCGCACGCGCTCTACAACGATGACGACGCCTGCATCTGGCAACGCGAAGGTTCATGCCGACGCACCGGCGCCGAGACGCTCGAGATCAACCACCTCGTCGGCGAACCCGACAAACCCAAAACGGCCCCCGAGTGA
- a CDS encoding alanyl-tRNA editing protein, producing MAAERLYYTSAVLDFDTTIADIRLTKTDELGQLWQVALAETAFYPTGGGQPSDRGMLIAYAPSGASLEVPIEAVEEDEDGEVWHYVRKPLIEGTEVQGRVLASRRMDHEQQHSGQHLLSAVFLRELTLTTVSFHLGAESSTIDLDTKERPTEEQLHQVEEAANRVVAESRPIWSRFVEREYAEDMLRRGDLRKLPEREGPMRVVQIQGIEFNACGGTHVENTGAIGAISIRRLEKVKQGWRVEFCCGQRVVRAARKDYIALDAVARTLSVGAADVQARVEALLEEKKAQAKELKKLKALLPPSA from the coding sequence GTGGCGGCTGAGCGACTTTATTACACCTCGGCGGTGTTGGACTTCGACACGACGATTGCGGACATTCGGCTGACGAAGACCGATGAGCTAGGGCAGCTTTGGCAGGTGGCGCTGGCCGAGACGGCGTTCTATCCGACGGGCGGTGGACAGCCTTCGGACCGCGGAATGCTGATCGCGTATGCGCCGAGCGGTGCTTCGCTGGAGGTGCCGATTGAAGCTGTCGAAGAAGACGAAGACGGCGAGGTTTGGCACTATGTGCGCAAGCCACTGATTGAAGGCACGGAGGTGCAGGGGCGTGTGCTGGCGTCGCGCCGCATGGACCACGAGCAGCAGCACTCGGGGCAGCATCTGTTGAGCGCGGTCTTTCTGCGTGAGCTGACGTTGACGACGGTGTCGTTTCATCTTGGCGCGGAGTCGTCGACGATCGACCTCGACACGAAGGAGCGTCCGACCGAAGAGCAGCTTCACCAGGTGGAGGAAGCTGCGAATCGTGTCGTGGCGGAGTCGCGCCCGATCTGGTCGCGCTTTGTGGAGCGCGAGTACGCCGAGGACATGCTGCGGCGCGGCGATCTGCGCAAGCTGCCCGAGCGCGAAGGGCCGATGCGCGTCGTGCAGATTCAGGGCATCGAGTTCAACGCCTGCGGCGGCACGCATGTGGAGAATACAGGCGCAATCGGCGCGATCTCGATCCGTCGGCTGGAGAAGGTGAAGCAGGGCTGGCGTGTAGAGTTCTGCTGCGGCCAGCGTGTGGTGCGCGCGGCGCGTAAGGACTACATCGCGCTGGATGCAGTGGCGCGCACGCTGAGTGTGGGCGCGGCCGACGTGCAGGCGCGTGTGGAGGCGCTACTGGAAGAGAAGAAAGCGCAGGCCAAGGAGCTGAAGAAGCTGAAGGCGCTGCTGCCTCCTTCGGCTTAG
- a CDS encoding class 1 fructose-bisphosphatase, whose product MNAKEFAAAAGLGEVIGAIAEASAEIATKIRLAGLSDIYGAAGAVNVQGEAQQKLDVFANDVMIAKLGAVAECAAIVSEEDDEPVVFDHPGAKFVAIFDPLDGSSNIDVNVNVGTIVSIQAVKGDATATALQPGTAQVAALYVVYGPSTVMVVALAEKEGVAFFTLDDKGEFVLTAEGVKMPEQGPYYSTNEANAASWPAVYREYVATLVKGELGGKAYGARYIGSLVADFHRTILKGGVFLYPPTEKAPKGKLRLLYEANPLALIAEKADGAAVNGRTRILEVVAEQVHERTPLIVGSKREVEALQQMVLKAGK is encoded by the coding sequence ATGAACGCGAAAGAGTTTGCTGCAGCGGCGGGTTTGGGTGAGGTGATCGGTGCGATCGCCGAGGCGAGTGCGGAGATTGCGACGAAGATTCGTTTGGCGGGGCTGAGCGACATCTACGGCGCGGCTGGCGCGGTGAATGTGCAGGGCGAAGCGCAGCAGAAGCTCGATGTGTTTGCGAACGATGTGATGATCGCCAAGCTGGGCGCGGTCGCGGAGTGTGCGGCGATTGTGAGCGAAGAGGATGATGAGCCGGTCGTGTTCGATCATCCGGGCGCGAAGTTTGTTGCGATCTTCGACCCGCTCGATGGCTCTTCAAACATTGACGTGAATGTGAATGTTGGCACGATTGTGTCGATTCAAGCGGTGAAGGGTGATGCGACTGCGACGGCGTTGCAGCCCGGAACAGCGCAGGTCGCAGCGTTGTATGTGGTCTACGGGCCTTCGACGGTGATGGTCGTTGCCCTTGCGGAGAAAGAGGGCGTGGCGTTCTTCACGCTCGATGACAAGGGCGAGTTTGTGTTGACGGCCGAGGGCGTGAAGATGCCCGAGCAAGGGCCTTACTACTCGACCAACGAAGCGAATGCGGCGAGCTGGCCGGCGGTGTATCGCGAGTACGTGGCGACGCTGGTGAAGGGCGAGTTGGGCGGCAAGGCCTATGGCGCGCGCTACATTGGCTCGTTGGTGGCGGACTTCCATCGCACGATTCTCAAGGGCGGCGTGTTCCTCTATCCGCCGACGGAGAAGGCCCCGAAGGGCAAGCTGCGACTGTTGTATGAGGCGAACCCGCTCGCGCTGATTGCGGAGAAGGCTGATGGCGCAGCGGTGAATGGCCGGACGCGGATTCTTGAGGTGGTGGCCGAGCAGGTGCATGAGCGCACGCCGCTGATTGTGGGCTCGAAGCGCGAGGTTGAGGCGCTGCAGCAGATGGTTCTGAAGGCGGGCAAGTAA
- a CDS encoding alpha/beta fold hydrolase: MRKLWVVALLAAMCGGVAVAQDEPSYGPELQGYEYPYPVQRFEFASQKQSLQMAYMDVKPAVANGRTVVLLHGKNFCAATWKGSIDVLSQAGYRVIAVDQIGFCKSSKPQSYQFTFQQLARNTHALLESLGVTKATIMGHSTGGMLAVRYALMYPEATEQLVLVDPIGLEDWKAKGVPSISVDQWYARELGNSAEKIRKYEQATYYASTWSPAYEPWVQMLAGMYRGPGKDAVAWDSALLYDMIYTQPVVHELEKIAVPTLLMVGDKDNTAIGKDLAAPEIRAKLGNYPVLAKEAAARIPHAKLVEFPALGHSPQIQDPAAFHRELLKGLAR; encoded by the coding sequence ATGCGAAAGTTGTGGGTAGTAGCGTTGCTGGCGGCGATGTGCGGTGGGGTAGCTGTAGCTCAAGATGAGCCCTCGTATGGGCCGGAGTTGCAGGGTTACGAGTATCCCTACCCGGTGCAGCGGTTTGAGTTTGCGTCGCAGAAGCAGTCGTTGCAGATGGCTTACATGGATGTGAAACCTGCAGTGGCGAATGGTCGCACGGTGGTGCTGTTGCATGGCAAGAACTTCTGCGCGGCGACGTGGAAGGGCTCGATCGATGTGCTGTCGCAGGCGGGGTATCGTGTGATTGCAGTGGATCAAATCGGGTTCTGCAAGTCGTCAAAGCCACAGAGTTATCAGTTCACGTTTCAGCAGTTGGCGCGAAATACTCATGCGTTGCTGGAGTCGCTGGGTGTGACGAAGGCGACGATCATGGGGCACTCCACTGGCGGGATGCTGGCGGTGCGCTATGCGCTGATGTATCCCGAGGCCACCGAGCAGTTGGTGCTCGTTGATCCGATCGGGCTGGAGGACTGGAAGGCGAAGGGCGTGCCTTCGATTTCGGTCGACCAGTGGTACGCGCGCGAGCTTGGCAATAGCGCGGAGAAGATTCGCAAGTATGAGCAGGCGACCTACTACGCGAGCACGTGGAGCCCGGCGTACGAGCCGTGGGTGCAGATGCTGGCGGGGATGTATCGCGGGCCGGGCAAGGACGCTGTGGCGTGGGATTCTGCGCTGCTGTACGACATGATCTACACGCAGCCAGTGGTGCATGAGCTGGAGAAGATTGCGGTGCCCACGTTGCTGATGGTGGGCGACAAGGACAATACGGCGATCGGCAAGGACCTGGCTGCGCCGGAGATACGTGCAAAGCTCGGTAATTATCCGGTGCTGGCCAAGGAGGCTGCGGCGCGCATTCCTCATGCGAAGCTCGTAGAGTTTCCAGCGCTTGGGCATTCGCCGCAGATTCAAGATCCGGCGGCGTTTCATCGCGAGTTGCTGAAGGGTTTGGCGCGATAG
- a CDS encoding putative quinol monooxygenase: MKRVVVGVVGVLALASTGSSAQTKAVPVTVVSHVDIKPDAYLPQAVETAEKLLQAETVATHKDAGLVAYGVYQEVGSSNHFTIVETWNDRTAYERHVGSPHTVSFREKVQPLLGGPFDTRLHTPLQ; encoded by the coding sequence ATGAAGCGGGTTGTTGTGGGTGTGGTGGGTGTTCTCGCGCTCGCGAGTACCGGTTCGTCTGCGCAGACGAAGGCGGTGCCGGTGACGGTGGTGAGCCATGTGGACATCAAGCCGGATGCGTATTTGCCGCAGGCGGTGGAGACGGCCGAGAAGCTGCTGCAGGCGGAGACCGTTGCGACGCACAAGGATGCGGGGCTGGTGGCCTATGGCGTGTATCAGGAGGTTGGGTCGAGCAATCACTTCACGATCGTCGAGACCTGGAACGACCGCACGGCGTATGAGAGGCACGTAGGTTCCCCGCACACGGTGAGTTTCCGCGAGAAGGTTCAGCCGCTGCTGGGTGGGCCGTTTGATACGCGTTTGCATACGCCGCTTCAGTAG
- a CDS encoding TetR/AcrR family transcriptional regulator, with protein sequence MAKKRATYHHGDLKTALIHAADEIIAESGIEGFSLRAAAQRAGVSPGAPAHHFGSAKGLLTEVALLAFAKADEMMKAVERADNAAANMRAISYAFVQFAYEHPGHFRLMFRHDLIDRKDPRYKEATEVPGKRLGAALEAYHGKAEKKISAFEHASDEFAGLALLHGMADMVIAEKIQHMFPRANAGEFVEKDLPKVLKLIYPDR encoded by the coding sequence ATGGCAAAAAAGCGAGCGACGTATCATCACGGCGATCTGAAGACGGCGCTGATCCACGCGGCGGACGAGATCATTGCGGAGAGCGGGATAGAGGGCTTCTCCCTCCGCGCCGCGGCACAGCGAGCGGGTGTTTCGCCGGGTGCGCCGGCGCATCACTTCGGCTCGGCGAAGGGCCTGCTGACCGAGGTGGCACTGCTGGCGTTTGCGAAAGCGGACGAGATGATGAAGGCTGTCGAGCGCGCGGACAATGCTGCTGCGAACATGCGCGCGATCTCGTATGCGTTCGTGCAGTTCGCGTATGAGCATCCCGGGCATTTTCGGCTGATGTTTCGCCACGACCTTATCGATCGCAAAGACCCGCGCTACAAAGAGGCGACGGAGGTTCCGGGCAAGCGATTGGGTGCGGCGCTGGAGGCGTATCACGGCAAGGCGGAGAAGAAGATCTCCGCGTTCGAGCACGCGTCGGACGAGTTCGCGGGACTGGCGCTGCTGCATGGCATGGCAGACATGGTGATCGCGGAGAAGATCCAGCACATGTTTCCACGAGCGAACGCCGGCGAGTTCGTTGAAAAAGATCTGCCAAAGGTGTTGAAGCTGATCTATCCCGATCGATAG
- a CDS encoding SDR family NAD(P)-dependent oxidoreductase, with translation MKTWLITGASRGMGRVWAEAALLRGDNVAAIARTTTDFKELSARFGDKILPLAMDVSHPEQVAAGVAQAHQHFGQLDIVINNAGYPLVATIEEASDDEIRALYDTNILGTVRVIRAVLPILRKQGHGHIIGVSSTLALQSMPLIGFYASSKWAFEAIHESLALEVAPFGLKVSIIEPGAYATDFGGPQSGKHGTAMPEYAPVREHVFGMMRTMQRAEPAATADAVLKLVDAEQPPLRLILGSEGVPHAHQVYARRLAEWDAWEEVSASAQGQSTTAAGH, from the coding sequence ATGAAAACCTGGCTAATCACCGGAGCCTCGCGCGGCATGGGTCGCGTGTGGGCCGAAGCTGCCCTGCTGCGCGGAGACAATGTCGCCGCGATCGCTCGAACCACCACCGACTTCAAAGAACTCTCCGCGCGCTTCGGCGATAAGATTCTCCCTCTCGCCATGGACGTCAGCCACCCCGAGCAAGTCGCCGCTGGCGTTGCGCAGGCGCACCAGCACTTCGGCCAGCTCGATATCGTCATCAACAACGCGGGATACCCTCTCGTTGCCACGATCGAAGAAGCTTCGGATGATGAAATCCGCGCGCTGTACGACACGAACATTCTCGGCACCGTGCGCGTCATTCGCGCGGTGCTTCCGATCCTCCGCAAGCAGGGACACGGCCACATCATCGGCGTATCCAGCACGCTCGCGCTGCAGTCCATGCCGCTCATCGGCTTCTACGCCTCCTCCAAGTGGGCGTTCGAAGCCATCCACGAAAGCCTTGCGCTCGAGGTCGCTCCCTTCGGCCTGAAGGTCTCGATCATCGAGCCCGGCGCCTACGCCACCGATTTCGGCGGCCCGCAGTCCGGCAAGCATGGCACAGCCATGCCCGAATACGCGCCCGTCCGCGAGCACGTCTTCGGGATGATGCGCACCATGCAGCGCGCCGAACCCGCAGCCACCGCCGACGCCGTGCTCAAGCTTGTGGACGCAGAGCAGCCGCCGCTGCGCCTCATTCTCGGCAGTGAAGGCGTTCCTCATGCGCATCAGGTCTATGCCAGGCGCCTCGCCGAGTGGGATGCGTGGGAAGAGGTCTCCGCCTCTGCGCAGGGCCAATCGACTACCGCCGCAGGCCACTAA
- a CDS encoding Xaa-Pro peptidase family protein, with protein MLSRRRFLVSAAATAPAFALHAQEKAAAPPAPAVCDAPKLPEAILALTDRRKDIVPITGFERDQRTDLARELMKQYKLDAVLITTGPSLRYYTGTNWGQSERLFAYVIPQAAAPFIICPFFERDRLAEVLLNFPERESTITYLWQENEDPFIILRRALAEANVTAGTLGIEEMVPFGMANMIAKAAPALTIASATPVTAGQRSLKSPAEIALLRLANQITFDVYKAVYLSCGPGDTNHKVEALIAEAYKRCGVRGEASCNVGVATATPHGSSKEQLIHEHEMVVLDDGCTVEGYTSDITRSFVYGTPTDDQRMVFEIVHNAQSAALAAARPGVEMRAIDAAARAVIDKSPYGSGYSHFQHRLGHGIGLAMHEWPYLVGGNAQKLMPGMFFSNEPGIYLPNQFGIRLEDDMLITENGAELMTWQSPSLLDPFAIPAKGTQPAPPPAETKPEDKPADKPADASAPASPETTKPADTPKP; from the coding sequence ATGTTGTCTCGCCGCCGCTTCCTCGTATCCGCAGCCGCCACCGCACCCGCTTTCGCGCTGCACGCGCAGGAGAAAGCCGCCGCCCCGCCCGCTCCTGCGGTTTGCGACGCCCCGAAGCTTCCCGAAGCGATCCTCGCCCTCACCGATCGCCGCAAGGACATCGTCCCCATCACAGGCTTTGAGCGCGACCAACGCACCGACCTCGCTCGCGAGTTGATGAAGCAGTACAAGCTCGACGCCGTGCTCATCACCACCGGCCCCTCGCTGCGCTACTACACCGGAACGAACTGGGGACAGTCCGAACGCCTTTTCGCGTACGTGATCCCGCAGGCAGCCGCGCCCTTCATCATCTGCCCGTTCTTCGAGCGCGACCGTCTCGCCGAAGTGCTCCTCAACTTTCCCGAGCGCGAGTCCACCATCACCTACCTCTGGCAGGAGAATGAAGACCCGTTCATCATCCTGCGTCGCGCGCTCGCCGAAGCCAACGTCACCGCGGGCACGCTCGGCATCGAGGAAATGGTGCCCTTCGGCATGGCGAACATGATCGCCAAGGCCGCACCGGCGCTCACCATCGCCAGCGCTACGCCCGTCACCGCCGGCCAGCGCTCGCTCAAGTCTCCCGCAGAGATCGCGCTCCTGCGCCTCGCCAACCAGATCACCTTCGACGTCTATAAGGCGGTCTATCTCTCCTGCGGTCCCGGCGACACGAATCACAAGGTCGAAGCCCTGATCGCCGAAGCGTACAAGCGCTGCGGCGTGCGTGGCGAGGCCTCCTGCAACGTCGGCGTCGCAACCGCTACGCCGCACGGCTCGAGCAAGGAGCAACTCATCCACGAGCATGAGATGGTCGTGCTTGACGACGGCTGTACCGTCGAGGGCTACACCTCAGACATCACACGCAGTTTCGTCTACGGCACGCCGACCGACGACCAGCGCATGGTCTTCGAGATTGTGCACAACGCGCAGTCCGCCGCGCTGGCTGCCGCGCGTCCTGGCGTGGAGATGCGCGCCATCGACGCTGCGGCTCGCGCCGTCATCGACAAGTCTCCGTACGGTAGCGGCTACTCGCACTTCCAGCATCGTCTCGGTCACGGCATTGGCCTCGCCATGCATGAGTGGCCGTACCTGGTCGGCGGCAACGCGCAGAAGCTGATGCCAGGCATGTTCTTCTCCAACGAGCCGGGCATCTACCTGCCCAACCAGTTCGGCATCCGCCTGGAAGATGACATGCTCATCACCGAAAACGGCGCCGAGCTGATGACATGGCAAAGCCCATCGCTGCTCGACCCCTTCGCCATTCCGGCCAAAGGCACGCAGCCGGCTCCGCCTCCGGCTGAAACCAAGCCTGAGGACAAACCTGCCGACAAACCTGCGGACGCGTCGGCTCCCGCATCCCCGGAAACAACGAAACCCGCTGACACCCCAAAGCCCTAG
- a CDS encoding cold-shock protein has product MEQGTVKWFNDAKGFGFISRANGGGDVFVHHTAIQTQGFRSLAEGQAVEFSVVTGPKGLQAENVRGL; this is encoded by the coding sequence ATGGAGCAGGGCACTGTAAAGTGGTTCAACGACGCTAAGGGTTTTGGTTTCATCAGCCGTGCAAACGGTGGTGGTGACGTATTCGTTCACCACACCGCGATTCAGACGCAGGGCTTCCGCTCGCTGGCCGAAGGCCAGGCAGTGGAGTTCAGCGTTGTGACGGGTCCGAAGGGCCTGCAGGCTGAGAACGTTCGCGGTCTCTAA
- the ffh gene encoding signal recognition particle protein, with product MFEALSDKLQRSFKNLRGQGTLTDENINDALREIRVALLESDVNLDVARDIIEHIRAKALGSTVATALSPAEQIVKIVRDELMEVLGKDTARFKFASQPPTVILMAGLQGSGKTTTTGKLAAWLKKGGHRPLLVSVDVYRPAAREQLKVVASTVGVQIYEGKLSETTGTADVLRLAKEAFREARNFANDVLIVDTAGRLGIDQALMDEMAQLKKELNPSEILFVADAMTGQDAVNSAKAFNDLLQITGAVLTKMDGDSRGGAALSIRKITGQPIKFLGTGEKPDAFEPFHPDRIVSRILGMGDIATLLERAEEKLDKDKATAFAKKALSGDGFSLEDFRDQLRQIKKLGSMQSILKMLPSVGPFQGMQQAAQNVDQKQFDRVEAIINSMTKKERQNSSIINGSRRKRIALGAGVQVSEVNNLLKQHAQMSKMFKTMGTPGGAGKMQQRLMSQMGGMRGGGGFGR from the coding sequence ATGTTTGAAGCACTTTCCGATAAGCTCCAACGCTCGTTCAAAAACCTCCGCGGCCAAGGCACTCTCACCGACGAGAACATCAATGATGCCCTGCGCGAAATCCGCGTCGCCCTGCTCGAGTCCGACGTCAACCTCGACGTCGCTCGCGACATCATCGAGCACATCCGCGCCAAGGCCCTCGGTTCTACAGTCGCGACAGCCCTGAGCCCGGCGGAACAGATCGTCAAGATCGTCCGCGACGAGCTCATGGAGGTCCTCGGCAAAGACACCGCGCGCTTCAAATTCGCCTCGCAGCCCCCGACCGTCATCCTCATGGCCGGTCTGCAGGGCTCCGGCAAGACGACCACCACCGGCAAGCTCGCCGCGTGGCTGAAGAAGGGTGGCCACCGTCCCCTGCTCGTCTCCGTGGACGTCTACCGCCCCGCCGCGCGCGAGCAGCTCAAGGTCGTCGCGAGCACCGTCGGCGTGCAGATCTACGAAGGCAAGCTCTCGGAGACCACCGGCACCGCCGACGTGCTCCGCCTCGCCAAGGAAGCCTTTCGCGAGGCCCGCAACTTCGCCAACGACGTCCTCATCGTCGACACCGCAGGCCGCCTCGGCATCGACCAGGCGCTCATGGACGAGATGGCGCAGCTCAAGAAAGAGCTGAACCCCAGCGAAATCCTCTTCGTCGCCGACGCCATGACCGGCCAGGACGCCGTCAACTCCGCCAAGGCCTTCAACGACCTGTTGCAGATCACCGGCGCCGTGCTCACCAAGATGGACGGCGACTCCCGCGGCGGCGCAGCGCTCTCCATCCGCAAGATCACCGGTCAGCCCATCAAGTTCCTCGGCACCGGCGAAAAGCCCGACGCCTTCGAGCCCTTCCACCCCGACCGCATCGTCTCGCGCATCCTCGGCATGGGCGACATCGCCACGCTGCTCGAGCGCGCTGAAGAAAAACTCGACAAGGACAAGGCCACGGCGTTTGCCAAGAAGGCACTCTCCGGCGACGGCTTCTCGCTCGAAGACTTCCGCGACCAGCTCCGCCAGATCAAGAAGCTCGGCTCCATGCAAAGCATCCTGAAGATGCTCCCCTCGGTCGGCCCCTTCCAGGGCATGCAGCAGGCCGCACAAAACGTGGACCAGAAGCAGTTCGACCGCGTCGAGGCGATCATCAACTCGATGACGAAGAAGGAGCGCCAGAACAGCTCGATCATCAACGGCAGCCGCCGCAAGCGCATCGCCTTGGGCGCAGGCGTTCAGGTCAGCGAGGTGAACAACCTCCTGAAGCAGCACGCCCAGATGAGCAAGATGTTCAAGACGATGGGCACCCCCGGCGGCGCCGGCAAGATGCAACAACGTCTCATGTCCCAAATGGGCGGCATGCGCGGCGGCGGTGGCTTCGGGCGGTAA
- a CDS encoding nucleoside 2-deoxyribosyltransferase yields the protein MSFHAIAVLSGNRQKTIPNKTESQILTDVVIPFVNSGVITAKWGSERRSYQVLELRIYETSSVWDKRQSTLAEHIKRKRNIFSRFENRANDILAVKKPRVFVVTPIQGDKMGDQDQQRVHREYDERFETIERVISDAGGVAIRIDKEHAIEDLVGRIKKEIRGAIFIVADMTDERPSCYFEVGYAEGIGKPIVYIASKQSVLHPGTATKIHFDIHQNVLFFSNLAELDEKLANSIEKNRRKLFDTDAIQLSGESD from the coding sequence TTGAGTTTTCATGCGATTGCTGTTCTCTCTGGAAATCGTCAAAAGACGATCCCTAATAAGACGGAAAGTCAGATACTAACGGATGTTGTCATCCCATTCGTAAACAGCGGCGTTATCACCGCAAAGTGGGGATCCGAACGCCGAAGTTATCAAGTGCTCGAACTGCGTATCTACGAAACCAGTTCCGTTTGGGATAAGCGTCAATCGACTCTGGCCGAGCATATCAAAAGAAAAAGAAATATCTTCAGCCGCTTCGAGAATCGAGCAAATGACATTCTCGCGGTTAAGAAGCCCCGCGTCTTTGTTGTAACCCCAATTCAAGGGGACAAGATGGGGGATCAGGACCAACAGCGTGTGCATCGCGAGTATGATGAGCGCTTTGAAACCATCGAGCGCGTGATTTCCGATGCTGGCGGGGTTGCCATTCGTATTGATAAAGAGCATGCCATCGAAGACTTAGTTGGACGCATTAAGAAAGAAATTCGAGGGGCAATTTTTATCGTTGCCGATATGACCGATGAGCGCCCATCTTGCTATTTTGAAGTTGGTTATGCGGAAGGGATAGGAAAGCCTATCGTCTATATCGCCAGCAAGCAGAGTGTGCTGCATCCGGGGACGGCGACGAAAATCCATTTCGACATTCATCAGAATGTGCTTTTCTTCTCCAATCTCGCAGAATTGGACGAGAAGCTAGCGAACTCCATTGAGAAGAATAGGAGAAAACTTTTCGATACCGATGCGATCCAGCTCTCTGGAGAGTCTGATTAA
- a CDS encoding RipA family octameric membrane protein, with protein sequence MSRATNHPRWSASALPKAVVKRPSAQRPNCFLSPATKLLSYGKIGVNQSMSEPSPPNTILVNTSYQVAVDTWKFQVEQYWTRSSYYVVFELALAAGIWKVFDEKHWFTSGFLSVGAILFTVLWVLNNERLNEYISYYWKRLKDVENDLKIPREYQIFHRIHDADGLGKRRYDGSYRTYGRMLPRIFFIGWLYMAVWSFQLAFHHCPCK encoded by the coding sequence TTGAGCCGCGCCACCAACCACCCGCGCTGGAGCGCCTCCGCTCTGCCGAAGGCCGTCGTGAAGCGCCCTAGCGCGCAACGACCGAATTGCTTTCTTTCGCCAGCCACGAAGCTGCTATCCTACGGCAAAATCGGAGTCAACCAGAGCATGTCAGAGCCTTCGCCGCCAAACACTATTTTGGTGAACACGTCCTATCAAGTCGCCGTAGACACCTGGAAATTTCAGGTTGAGCAATACTGGACGCGATCAAGCTACTACGTCGTATTCGAACTCGCCTTGGCCGCAGGAATATGGAAGGTCTTCGACGAAAAGCATTGGTTTACTTCAGGATTTCTCTCAGTCGGAGCAATTCTGTTTACCGTCCTTTGGGTTTTGAACAATGAGCGCTTGAACGAGTACATCAGCTATTACTGGAAACGCCTCAAAGACGTCGAGAATGATTTAAAAATCCCACGCGAATACCAAATATTCCATCGCATCCATGATGCGGATGGTCTTGGCAAAAGGCGATACGACGGTAGCTACCGAACCTACGGCCGCATGCTTCCTCGAATCTTTTTTATTGGCTGGCTTTACATGGCCGTTTGGTCATTTCAGCTCGCGTTCCATCACTGTCCCTGCAAATAG